Proteins encoded within one genomic window of Triticum aestivum cultivar Chinese Spring chromosome 2D, IWGSC CS RefSeq v2.1, whole genome shotgun sequence:
- the LOC123053252 gene encoding putative pentatricopeptide repeat-containing protein At5g37570, whose product MPQRTAAVHTSLIGGYANAGKMQVAKMLFDKLHDRDVFSWSAMISGYAQNGYPGEALRIFNEFREKDICPDELVIVALMTVCSQLGNIMLAKWIEGYIATYSIDMNNAHVLAGLINMNAKCGNMERAAVLFESMPVRDVFSYCSMMQGHCLHGSANKAVELFSRMLLEGLSPDNAVFTVVLTACNHAGLVEEGKKYFAMMKNEYLIMPSGDHYACLVSLLGRSGMVRDAYELIKSMPGKPHPGAWGALLRGCILLGDIELGKVAAKKLFEIEPDNAGNYVTLSNIYANIDRWADVSEVRAEMTGKGLTKIAGRTVVLQ is encoded by the coding sequence ATGCCCCAAAGAACTGCTGCAGTGCACACATCATTGATCGGTGGGTATGCAAACGCAGGAAAGATGCAAGTTGCCAAAATGTTGTTCGATAAGTTACATGACCGGGATGTGTTCTCATGGTCAGCAATGATATCAGGCTATGCGCAGAATGGTTATCCTGGAGAGGCTTTAAGGATTTTTAATGAGTTCCGTGAGAAAGACATATGCCCAGACGAGCTTGTTATTGTTGCTCTGATGACAGTGTGCTCTCAACTGGGTAACATCATGTTGGCAAAATGGATTGAAGGTTACATCGCGACTTATTCCATAGATATGAACAATGCCCATGTGTTGGCAGGTCTCATAAACATGAATGCAAAGTGTGGGAACATGGAGAGGGCTGCTGTTTTATTTGAGTCCATGCCAGTTCGAGATGTGTTCTCATACTGTTCGATGATGCAAGGCCATTGCCTCCATGGTTCAGCTAACAAGGCTGTTGAGCTTTTCTCTAGGATGCTCTTGGAGGGCCTCTCCCCAGATAATGCTGTTTTCACAGTTGTTTTGACAGCTTGCAATCATGCTGGCCTAGTAGAAGAAGGGAAAAAGTACTTTGCTATGATGAAGAATGAGTACTTGATTATGCCATCTGGCGATCACTATGCTTGCCTTGTCAGTCTTCTCGGGCGTTCTGGGATGGTGAGAGATGCATATGAGCTTATTAAGTCAATGCCAGGAAAACCTCATCCGGGAGCATGGGGTGCATTGTTGCGCGGATGCATACTCCTAGGTGATATTGAGCTTGGAAAAGTTGCAGCAAAGAAGCTTTTTGAAATTGAACCAGATAATGCTGGAAATTATGTTACCCTGTCAAACATTTATGCTAACATTGACAGATGGGCTGATGTTTCTGAAGTTAGAGCTGAAATGACTGGAAAAGGGTTAACAAAAATAGCAGGCCGAACCGTTGTTCTACAGTAA